The following are encoded together in the Macadamia integrifolia cultivar HAES 741 chromosome 10, SCU_Mint_v3, whole genome shotgun sequence genome:
- the LOC122091581 gene encoding uncharacterized protein LOC122091581, protein MSCGSNLVVKHRFRFASWNIGSLTGKIMELIDVMRKRRINVAGRGGVSIVVDKDLKDDIVEVKRLRDRILAIKLVLGDEVINIVCAYAPQAGLDDRVKVQFWEDMDELIQGLSQRKKIIFGGDLNGHVGKGRRGFEEVHRGHELGERNAKGTSMLDFAIAYDLCIVNTFFEKRYEHVVTYKSGLHVTWRPFHTLTFPDLGEVTQARYLLEN, encoded by the exons ATGTCTTGTGGTTCTAATCTTGTTGTTAAGCACAGATTTAGATTTGCATCATGGAACATTGGATCTCTCACAGGTAAGATTATGGAGTTGATAGATGTTATGCGGAAAAGAAGGATTAATGTTGC TGGGAGAGGGGGAGTGAGCATAGTAGTTGACAAAGATCTTAAAGATGACATTGTGGAAGTTAAGAGACTCAGAGATAGGATTCTCGCCATTAAACTAGTGCTTGGCGATGAAGTTATCAATATAGTTTGCGCTTACGCACCCCAAGCAGGACTTGATGACAGGGTTAAGGTACAATTCTGGGAGGATATGGATGAATTGATTCAGGGTCTCAGCCAgaggaagaaaattatttttggTGGGGACCTCAATGGCCATGTAGGCAAGGGTCGCAGAGGTTTTGAAGAGGTGCATAGAGGACATGAACTTGGGGAGAGGAATGCAAAAGGGACCTCCATGTTGGACTTTGCGATAGCTTATGACCTTTGCATCGTGAATACCTTTTTTGAGAAGAGATATGAGCATGTGGTTACTTATAAGAGTGGATTGCAT gtcacttggagaccattccatacTCTTACGTTCCCAGATCTTGGTGAAGTCACCCAGGCTAGATACTTATTAGAGAATTGA